In Pseudomonas sp. FP1742, the DNA window GCTTCGCTGTTGTAGGGCAGGCCTTGTTTGACCAGGAAGGTTTTGACCTTGTCGCACGGGCTGTCAAATTTCGCCTTGCCCACCGGGTCGAACTGGAAGGTGCAGGTGGCCGGGTCTGCCAGTACGGTGATCGGTGCCTGACGGCTGGCCTGGTCGATGGCCGGGTTGGCGTAGTGGGCGATGGACTTGAAGATCGGAAAGTACAGTGCGGTGGCCAGTAGCAGGCCGATCATCAGCACCGGTTTGCGTCCGACCTTGTCCGACAGCCAGCCAAAAAAGATGAAGAACGGCGCGCCAATGATCACGCTGACAATCAGCAGACTGTTGGCCAGGGCCGGGTCCATTTTCAGGAACTGTGTGAGGAAGAACAGCACGTAGAACTGCGCGGCATAGAAGGTCACCGCTTGCCCGGCGTTGATGCTGAACAGGGCGATCAGCACCACTTTAAGGTTTTCCCATTTGCCGAAAGAATCGCGCAGCGGCGACTTGCAGAGTTTGCCTTCCTCTTTCATTTTCACGAACGCAGGCGACTCGTGCAGGCTCAGGCGAATCCAGGTGGAAATGCCCAGGAGCACGATCGAAAACAGGAACGGGATGCGCCAGCCCCAGACTTCAAACTGGTCGCCGGTGAAGTAACGGCAACCGAGCACCACCAGCAGCGACAGCAGCAAGCCGAGGGTGGCGGTGGATTGAATCCAGCTGGTGTGGAAGCCGCGCTTGCCGATCGGTGCGTGTTCGGCGACGTAAGTGGCAGCGCCGCCGTACTCACCCCCCAGCGCCAGGCCCTGGAGCATGCGCAGCACCACGAGGATGATCGGCGCAGCGATGCCGATGCTCGCGTAGGTCGGCAGCAAACCGACGCAGAACGTCGCCAGGCCCATGAGGACGATGGTCGCGAGGAATGTGTATTTACGCCCGATCATGTCCCCCAGGCGTCCGAACACCAGCGCACCGAACGGCCGCACGATGAAGCCGGCGGCGAAGGCCATCAGCGCGAAGATGAACGC includes these proteins:
- a CDS encoding MFS transporter — translated: MSEHVQPLEAVRSAGTSQETQKVIFASSLGTVFEWYDFFLYGALAAVISKQFFAGVNDTTAFIFALMAFAAGFIVRPFGALVFGRLGDMIGRKYTFLATIVLMGLATFCVGLLPTYASIGIAAPIILVVLRMLQGLALGGEYGGAATYVAEHAPIGKRGFHTSWIQSTATLGLLLSLLVVLGCRYFTGDQFEVWGWRIPFLFSIVLLGISTWIRLSLHESPAFVKMKEEGKLCKSPLRDSFGKWENLKVVLIALFSINAGQAVTFYAAQFYVLFFLTQFLKMDPALANSLLIVSVIIGAPFFIFFGWLSDKVGRKPVLMIGLLLATALYFPIFKSIAHYANPAIDQASRQAPITVLADPATCTFQFDPVGKAKFDSPCDKVKTFLVKQGLPYNSEAAPTGSGVQVSVGDVKLDGFDEAALRGAVTLAGYPSKADIQLINKPMIVVLIVALIIISAMCYGPLAALMVELFPTRIRYTSMSLPYHIGNGWFGGFLPTVSFALVVYTGDIFYGLWYPVVITGVSLAVGMMCLRETRNVDLDKN